Proteins encoded in a region of the Streptomyces sp. NBC_00513 genome:
- a CDS encoding rod shape-determining protein encodes MTVSLDQLRRCHVAVDLGAARTRVYVKGAGLVVDEPSVAAVNTRTGALIAVGTFAERMTGRTPDYIRVVRPVSGGTVVDIEMAQRMLRHLLGEKLRRALRRKPRLRAAACTPHDADPLAQRATVETLVGLGARRVELVDTLIAAAVGCGLPVEQPTATMIMVCGAAATQVAVLSLGSIVTAERIPVGGEAIDHAIVQHLRHAHELMLPSQAVRPLQLALHGNGITPDGPASTLIHGRDVATGLARSVQVDTAAVRDAIFTPLTAVLDGIGKVLRDCPPDLVADLTDRGIMMVGGSALLPGLDQMLRDATGMPVAIAERPDVCAVLGLGAMLEGKITPMVLNPLAG; translated from the coding sequence GTGACCGTCAGCCTTGACCAGTTGCGCCGCTGCCACGTCGCCGTCGACCTGGGGGCGGCCAGGACCCGCGTGTACGTGAAGGGCGCCGGCCTCGTCGTCGACGAACCCAGCGTGGCCGCGGTGAACACCCGGACCGGGGCACTCATCGCCGTGGGCACCTTCGCCGAACGGATGACCGGCCGCACACCCGACTACATCCGGGTCGTGCGCCCCGTCTCCGGCGGCACCGTCGTCGACATCGAGATGGCCCAGCGGATGCTGCGTCACCTCCTCGGCGAGAAGCTGCGGCGCGCCCTGCGCCGCAAGCCCCGGCTGCGGGCCGCGGCCTGCACCCCGCACGACGCCGACCCCCTGGCCCAGCGGGCCACCGTGGAGACGCTGGTCGGGCTCGGCGCCCGGCGCGTCGAACTCGTCGACACCCTGATCGCGGCGGCCGTCGGCTGCGGCCTGCCCGTGGAGCAGCCGACCGCGACCATGATCATGGTGTGCGGGGCGGCGGCCACGCAGGTGGCGGTCCTCTCCCTCGGTTCGATCGTCACGGCCGAGCGGATCCCCGTCGGCGGCGAGGCCATCGACCACGCGATCGTCCAGCACCTGCGGCACGCGCACGAGCTGATGCTGCCCAGCCAGGCCGTCCGGCCGCTCCAGCTGGCCCTGCACGGCAACGGCATCACCCCCGACGGGCCGGCCTCCACCCTCATCCACGGCCGCGACGTGGCCACCGGGCTCGCCCGCTCGGTACAGGTGGACACCGCCGCGGTCCGCGACGCGATCTTCACCCCGCTGACCGCCGTCCTCGACGGGATCGGCAAGGTGCTGCGGGACTGCCCGCCGGACCTGGTCGCGGACCTGACGGACCGAGGGATCATGATGGTGGGAGGCAGCGCCCTGCTGCCGGGCCTGGACCAGATGCTGCGGGACGCCACCGGGATGCCCGTCGCCATCGCGGAACGTCCCGACGTGTGCGCCGTACTGGGTCTCGGCGCGATGCTCGAAGGAAAGATCACCCCCATGGTTCTCAACCCGCTGGCCGGATGA
- a CDS encoding GAF domain-containing protein — protein MTLDPKETAAERSALPALLEAVLSVGSELELRTTLQHIVESAAALCGARYGALGVVDPERARLTELFTAGLTEAERAAIPRLPDGRSGVLGALIADARPLMLDDLARDPRSVGFPPGHPPMRTFLGVPIRVHTEVFGNLYLTEKQGGGAFTDEDLALLRVLASQAGIAIGNARLYETARRRERWIEGAAAVTTALLAGRPAADALKCVAERARLLADAAAGVVLQPTPEGGMEIVAASTHGDPGDMVGTAIAPGSAVLEQLLGGEPVFIEDSATDPRMTTHVRVRFGPSMMLPLQSGGQLIGTLALPRERGGRPYDAVDRLLASQFASQAALALVLADAQHDREQLAVYEDRDRIARDLHDLVVQRLFATEMMLESTKKRSAAAPAGDTVGDELGRAVDELDSTIQEVRTAIFALQQPPTDAPTTFRGRVLRETGGAAVLLGFQPSVHFEGAVDTLLTEPVAGDLLSTLRGALASAHRRAEVTSIRVGVNATPTRVRLTVSDDGRTETGARGTTLTWESPLQGNRLT, from the coding sequence ATGACGCTGGACCCGAAGGAGACCGCGGCCGAACGGTCCGCCCTGCCCGCCCTGCTGGAGGCGGTCCTCTCGGTCGGCTCCGAACTGGAGCTGCGCACCACCCTCCAGCACATCGTGGAGTCGGCCGCCGCACTGTGCGGCGCCCGCTACGGCGCGCTCGGGGTCGTCGACCCCGAGCGCGCCCGGCTGACCGAACTGTTCACCGCCGGACTGACCGAGGCCGAACGGGCCGCGATCCCCCGGCTCCCCGACGGCCGGTCCGGGGTGCTCGGAGCGCTGATCGCGGACGCCCGGCCGCTGATGCTGGACGACCTCGCGCGGGACCCCCGCTCGGTGGGCTTCCCGCCCGGCCACCCACCCATGCGCACCTTCCTCGGAGTGCCGATCCGGGTGCACACGGAGGTCTTCGGCAACCTGTACCTCACCGAGAAGCAGGGCGGCGGCGCGTTCACCGACGAGGACCTCGCGCTGCTGCGCGTCCTGGCCTCGCAGGCGGGCATAGCGATCGGCAACGCCCGGCTGTACGAGACCGCGCGCCGCCGGGAGCGCTGGATCGAGGGCGCCGCTGCCGTGACCACGGCCCTGCTGGCGGGCCGCCCGGCCGCGGACGCGCTGAAGTGCGTGGCCGAACGGGCCCGGCTGCTCGCGGACGCGGCGGCCGGCGTGGTGCTCCAGCCGACACCCGAGGGCGGCATGGAGATCGTCGCGGCCTCCACGCACGGCGACCCCGGCGACATGGTCGGCACCGCCATCGCCCCCGGCTCGGCGGTCCTGGAGCAACTGCTCGGCGGCGAGCCGGTCTTCATAGAGGACTCGGCGACGGATCCGCGGATGACCACGCACGTGCGGGTGCGGTTCGGCCCCAGCATGATGCTCCCCTTGCAGAGCGGCGGTCAGCTCATCGGCACACTGGCCCTGCCCCGCGAGCGCGGCGGGCGGCCGTACGACGCGGTGGACCGGCTGCTGGCCTCGCAGTTCGCCTCCCAGGCGGCGCTGGCGCTCGTCCTCGCGGACGCGCAGCACGACCGGGAGCAGTTGGCCGTGTACGAGGACCGCGACCGGATCGCGCGGGACCTGCACGACCTCGTGGTCCAGCGACTGTTCGCGACGGAGATGATGCTGGAGAGCACCAAGAAGCGCTCGGCGGCCGCCCCCGCCGGGGACACCGTCGGCGACGAACTCGGCCGGGCGGTCGACGAACTGGACTCCACGATCCAGGAGGTCCGCACGGCCATCTTCGCTCTCCAGCAGCCGCCCACCGACGCCCCGACCACCTTCCGCGGCCGGGTGCTGCGCGAGACGGGCGGCGCGGCGGTGCTGCTGGGCTTCCAACCGTCCGTGCACTTCGAGGGCGCCGTGGACACCCTGCTCACGGAACCGGTCGCCGGCGACCTGCTGTCCACCCTGCGCGGGGCGCTGGCCTCGGCCCACCGCCGGGCCGAGGTCACCTCCATCCGGGTCGGGGTGAACGCCACTCCGACCCGGGTCAGGCTGACGGTCTCCGACGACGGCCGCACCGAGACGGGCGCCCGGGGCACGACGCTGACCTGGGAGTCGCCGCTCCAGGGCAACCGCCTGACCTAG
- a CDS encoding Lrp/AsnC family transcriptional regulator has protein sequence MDRLDREILGILQQDARISYRDLGVRVGLSANATADRVRRMRRDGVILGFTVVVDPAADTRGGLVVFIDLTLRQDVTNEEFEQRVARLPGITEVVHVTGEYDYLVRARVADATALDALLRRLKRETGVAQSSTRLALRSANTS, from the coding sequence ATGGACCGTCTCGACAGGGAGATCCTCGGCATCCTGCAGCAGGATGCGCGGATCTCGTACCGTGACCTCGGCGTCCGCGTCGGCCTCAGTGCCAACGCCACCGCCGACCGCGTGCGCCGGATGCGCCGGGACGGGGTGATCCTCGGATTCACCGTCGTCGTCGACCCGGCCGCCGACACCCGGGGCGGCCTCGTCGTCTTCATCGACCTCACGCTGCGCCAGGACGTCACCAACGAGGAGTTCGAGCAGCGGGTCGCCAGGCTGCCCGGGATCACCGAGGTCGTGCACGTCACCGGGGAGTACGACTACCTCGTACGGGCCCGGGTCGCCGACGCGACGGCCCTCGACGCGCTGTTGCGCCGCCTCAAGCGGGAGACCGGGGTCGCCCAGTCCAGCACCCGCCTCGCCCTGCGCTCGGCGAACACTTCCTAG
- a CDS encoding LysE family transporter, which translates to MSELMGPAVSGAVAGLGVAMPMGAMSVLLLQEAMRHRGAAVAAATGIAAVDLGYATLATMAGPWVASHVAPVEAWVRLASALVLLVIAARGLRSATAVPARCAAPATTAASGPPAVGTEASRPGRAFGRFVALTAVNPTTALYFVALTTAQGGGLGSGPTGAAFLAGVAVASLLWQQFLVVLGSFAGARVSPAVRVRTFRLGHGLVAGYALKIAFPLPWT; encoded by the coding sequence ATGAGCGAACTGATGGGTCCGGCGGTGTCGGGGGCGGTGGCGGGCCTGGGCGTGGCGATGCCGATGGGTGCCATGAGCGTGCTGTTGCTCCAGGAGGCGATGCGGCACCGCGGGGCGGCCGTGGCCGCGGCGACGGGCATCGCGGCGGTGGACCTCGGCTACGCGACGCTCGCGACGATGGCGGGGCCCTGGGTCGCTTCCCACGTCGCGCCCGTCGAGGCCTGGGTCCGACTGGCATCCGCCCTGGTCCTGCTGGTCATCGCGGCGCGGGGACTGCGCTCCGCGACGGCCGTGCCCGCGCGGTGCGCGGCGCCCGCGACAACGGCCGCATCCGGCCCCCCGGCGGTCGGTACGGAGGCCTCCCGGCCGGGCAGGGCCTTCGGCCGCTTTGTCGCCCTCACCGCCGTGAACCCCACCACCGCGCTGTACTTCGTCGCGCTCACCACCGCCCAGGGCGGCGGTCTGGGCAGCGGCCCGACCGGAGCCGCCTTCCTCGCGGGCGTCGCCGTCGCCTCCCTGCTGTGGCAGCAGTTCCTCGTCGTCCTCGGCTCCTTCGCGGGGGCGAGGGTCTCCCCCGCCGTCCGCGTCCGGACGTTCCGCCTCGGTCACGGTCTCGTCGCCGGCTACGCCCTGAAGATCGCCTTCCCCCTCCCCTGGACCTGA
- a CDS encoding AraC family transcriptional regulator, whose product MLERLNQAMEHIESHLDQPIDAAELARVALTSEYHFRRMFSALAGMPLSEYVRRRRLTLAGAEVLAGERTLLDVATRHGYGSGEAFARAFRAVHGVGPGEARRTGATLSSQPRMSFRLIVEGSSSMRYRITEKAEFRVAGLRARVPLVHEGANPAIAAFIRGIDPQVLRRVAELSDQEPAGIVAVSDQLDPSRAEGTELDYYHGVVTGGEVPPDLDSLVVAAGTWAVFENSGPFPQSLQHLWRDVFTQWFPSNPYLSRSGPEILRVRLSPDGERADAELWIPVERSTP is encoded by the coding sequence ATGCTGGAGCGCCTGAACCAGGCCATGGAACACATCGAGTCGCACCTCGACCAGCCGATCGACGCGGCCGAACTGGCCCGCGTGGCGCTGACGTCGGAGTACCACTTCCGGCGCATGTTCTCCGCGCTGGCCGGCATGCCGCTCTCGGAGTACGTCCGTCGCCGGCGGCTGACCCTGGCGGGCGCCGAGGTACTGGCCGGCGAACGGACCCTGCTGGACGTGGCGACGCGCCACGGCTACGGGTCGGGCGAGGCCTTCGCGCGGGCGTTCCGCGCCGTGCACGGCGTGGGCCCGGGCGAAGCCCGCCGGACGGGCGCGACGCTGAGTTCCCAGCCCCGGATGTCCTTCCGCCTCATCGTCGAAGGGAGCAGCAGCATGCGGTACAGGATCACGGAGAAGGCGGAGTTCCGGGTGGCCGGCCTGAGGGCACGCGTCCCCCTCGTCCACGAGGGGGCGAACCCGGCCATCGCCGCGTTCATCCGCGGCATCGACCCGCAGGTCCTGCGACGGGTCGCGGAACTGTCCGACCAGGAGCCTGCGGGGATCGTCGCGGTGAGCGACCAGCTCGATCCGAGCCGGGCCGAGGGCACCGAACTCGACTACTACCACGGGGTCGTGACCGGCGGCGAGGTGCCGCCGGACCTGGACTCCCTGGTCGTGGCGGCGGGCACGTGGGCCGTCTTCGAGAACTCGGGCCCGTTCCCGCAGTCTCTCCAGCACCTGTGGCGGGACGTGTTCACGCAGTGGTTCCCCTCGAACCCGTACCTGAGCAGGTCGGGGCCGGAGATCCTGCGCGTGCGGCTGTCGCCGGACGGGGAGCGGGCGGACGCGGAACTGTGGATCCCGGTGGAACGCTCGACCCCCTGA
- a CDS encoding carboxyl transferase domain-containing protein, whose protein sequence is MTRLSARAAIASLADPGSFVELPVPPRESPADGPLAWSGYDESRARAELRTGERESVVTGTVRIGGHEATLISFEFGFLGGSLGERTGDRLEAAYSHARAHRLPLVSLIATGGSRMQEGMLALTQLQRVARQSVLTRAAGLPQIAVLRDPTTGGGWATLGAGADVVLALPGAQVGFAGSRVRPADADPAAYTAEGQYASGHVDAVVPAASLPGTVTDWLRLLAAPRSTEPVEPPAALVDATPPATGWEAVGQARHPDRPRARAYLDAYFTLRLPLSGDRAGGTDPGMLCGFGLREGRAVAYAAQCGTATRPAGYRTAARVIRLADRLGIPVLTLVDTPGAANDAAAEHAGAGAAIADTFAAVAGASVPVTTLLIGEGGSGGALALAAPGNTWVTPDSYFSVIAPELAAAILKRPADQAPATADQLRVRPQDLVALGVARGVVAARR, encoded by the coding sequence GTGACCCGCCTCTCGGCCCGCGCGGCCATCGCCTCCCTCGCCGACCCCGGCAGTTTCGTCGAACTCCCCGTACCACCACGGGAGTCGCCGGCCGACGGCCCCCTCGCGTGGAGCGGGTACGACGAGTCCCGGGCCCGCGCCGAGCTGCGGACCGGCGAGCGGGAGTCCGTCGTCACCGGGACCGTCCGCATCGGCGGTCACGAGGCGACCCTGATCTCCTTCGAGTTCGGCTTCCTCGGGGGTTCCCTGGGCGAGCGCACCGGAGACCGGCTCGAAGCCGCGTACAGCCACGCTCGCGCGCACCGGCTCCCCCTGGTGTCGCTGATCGCCACCGGTGGTTCCCGGATGCAGGAGGGGATGCTCGCCCTCACCCAACTCCAGCGGGTGGCCCGGCAGTCCGTGCTGACCCGCGCCGCCGGGCTCCCGCAGATCGCGGTCCTGCGGGACCCGACCACGGGCGGCGGTTGGGCGACCCTCGGGGCGGGCGCGGACGTGGTGCTCGCGCTCCCCGGGGCGCAGGTCGGCTTCGCCGGGTCACGGGTGCGGCCGGCCGACGCGGACCCCGCGGCCTACACCGCCGAGGGGCAGTACGCGTCCGGGCACGTGGACGCCGTGGTGCCCGCCGCTTCGCTGCCGGGCACCGTGACGGACTGGCTGCGCCTGCTGGCCGCGCCCCGGTCGACGGAGCCGGTCGAACCCCCGGCCGCGCTGGTGGACGCGACGCCGCCCGCGACGGGTTGGGAAGCCGTCGGTCAGGCCCGGCACCCCGACCGGCCGCGCGCCCGGGCCTACCTGGACGCGTACTTCACGCTGCGCCTGCCCCTGTCGGGGGACCGGGCGGGCGGCACGGATCCCGGGATGCTGTGCGGGTTCGGGCTGCGGGAGGGGCGGGCCGTCGCGTACGCCGCCCAGTGCGGCACCGCCACCCGCCCGGCGGGCTACCGGACGGCCGCCCGTGTCATCCGCCTCGCGGACCGGCTCGGGATCCCCGTGCTGACCCTGGTGGACACCCCGGGCGCGGCCAACGACGCCGCCGCCGAACACGCGGGCGCGGGCGCGGCCATCGCGGACACGTTCGCGGCGGTGGCCGGGGCCTCGGTGCCGGTGACCACCCTGCTGATCGGCGAGGGCGGTTCGGGCGGAGCCCTGGCCCTGGCCGCGCCGGGGAACACCTGGGTCACCCCGGACAGCTACTTCTCGGTGATCGCGCCGGAGTTGGCGGCGGCCATCCTCAAGCGCCCCGCCGACCAGGCCCCGGCCACCGCGGACCAGCTCCGCGTCCGCCCGCAGGACCTGGTGGCCCTGGGGGTGGCGCGCGGGGTGGTCGCGGCGAGACGCTGA
- a CDS encoding MFS transporter, translating into MTGTTSPPRPRRRIFADLTPLRTSPDYRRLWVGGTISWMGQAMTALAISLQVYEITGSSFSVGLVGLFSLVPLVVFGLYGGAIADTVDRRKLGLHSSTGLAVLSVALAAAALLDYHRVWLLYTIVALQAVCGALNGPARSAMIPRLLPPEQLPAANALGSVTMTSGTMIGPVLGGLIVGWWGYQAAYLVDAVTFCAALYAMWRLPSMKPDRAEGVRGRASVLDGLRFLGTRPNIRMTFFSDMAAMVLAHPRALFPAIAGLWYGGDAKTVGLLVAAPAVGALLGGVFSGWLGRIRRHGLAILLSVAAWGLAIAVFGLTRNLWLGLFFLALAGCSDTISMVFRSTMMQAASPDEMRGRLQGVFIVVVAGGPRLGDFLAGTVADLTSPAVAITGGGLACVLVVGLLAAWWRGFARYDARSPQA; encoded by the coding sequence GTGACCGGTACGACGTCCCCTCCCCGACCCCGGCGGCGCATATTCGCCGACCTGACCCCGCTGCGCACCTCCCCGGACTACCGGCGGCTGTGGGTCGGCGGGACCATCTCCTGGATGGGCCAGGCGATGACCGCCCTGGCCATCTCCCTCCAGGTCTACGAGATCACCGGGTCCAGCTTCTCCGTCGGGCTCGTCGGCCTCTTCTCCCTCGTGCCGCTCGTGGTCTTCGGTCTCTACGGCGGCGCCATCGCGGACACCGTGGACCGGCGCAAGCTCGGCCTCCACAGCTCCACGGGGCTGGCGGTCCTGTCCGTCGCGCTGGCCGCCGCCGCGCTCCTCGACTACCACCGGGTCTGGCTGCTCTACACGATCGTCGCGCTCCAGGCGGTCTGCGGGGCGCTCAACGGGCCGGCCCGGTCGGCGATGATCCCGAGGCTGCTGCCGCCCGAGCAGCTCCCGGCGGCCAACGCGCTGGGCTCCGTCACGATGACCTCCGGCACGATGATCGGCCCCGTCCTGGGCGGGCTCATCGTCGGCTGGTGGGGGTACCAGGCCGCCTACCTGGTCGACGCCGTCACCTTCTGCGCCGCCCTCTACGCGATGTGGCGGTTGCCCTCGATGAAGCCCGACCGGGCCGAAGGGGTCCGGGGCCGGGCCTCCGTGCTGGACGGGCTGCGGTTCCTCGGGACCAGGCCCAACATTCGGATGACCTTCTTCTCGGACATGGCGGCCATGGTGCTGGCGCACCCCCGCGCGCTGTTCCCGGCCATCGCCGGGCTCTGGTACGGCGGCGACGCCAAGACGGTCGGCCTGCTGGTGGCGGCTCCGGCCGTCGGGGCGCTGCTGGGCGGGGTGTTCTCCGGCTGGCTGGGGCGGATCCGGCGGCACGGCCTGGCCATCCTCCTGTCCGTCGCCGCCTGGGGGCTGGCCATCGCCGTCTTCGGACTGACCCGGAACCTGTGGCTCGGACTGTTCTTCCTCGCCCTCGCCGGCTGCTCCGACACCATCTCCATGGTGTTCCGCTCCACGATGATGCAGGCCGCCAGCCCCGACGAGATGCGGGGCCGGCTCCAGGGCGTCTTCATCGTGGTCGTCGCGGGCGGACCCCGGCTCGGGGACTTCCTCGCCGGAACCGTGGCCGACCTGACCTCCCCCGCCGTGGCGATCACGGGCGGGGGGCTGGCCTGCGTCCTGGTGGTGGGGCTGCTGGCCGCGTGGTGGCGCGGGTTCGCGCGGTACGACGCCAGGTCGCCGCAGGCCTGA
- a CDS encoding glutamate--cysteine ligase, which produces MIEPGNSTTSTSHTGIRAAGNGGPHLMGGDTAPLTLGVEEEFLLVDARTLRVVPAAPLVLATAAGLPHELHPEGTRYQVEIATPIADSAATLRAELAALRRSLGAAARAHGCRLLAAPSPILAMEGPLHLTDDEPRQREQHRRFGALTDTLVSCGRHIHIGTLDVDTAVAVSNRVRPWLPTLIALAANSPFWGGRDTGHSSWRAMAWAGWPSAGLPPHYTSTAHFRRSVQTLLGSGAALDTKMVYWDLRPSGHWPTLEIRAPDMSSDIDSAILQAELARALVATALREIAEHVPDPPVRDDVLRLARWRAAHDGLEGFGLDPYSGTELPAADLAEALFDRVAPELAAAGDLDHAAKTLAGLLRDGSGAHRQRVAYARRQDLMDVLRLVADDTEDV; this is translated from the coding sequence GTGATCGAACCTGGCAACAGCACGACGAGCACCAGTCACACCGGCATCCGCGCCGCGGGCAACGGCGGGCCGCACCTCATGGGCGGCGACACGGCCCCCCTCACGCTCGGGGTCGAGGAGGAGTTCCTCCTCGTGGACGCCCGCACCCTGCGCGTGGTCCCGGCCGCCCCCCTCGTCCTCGCCACCGCCGCGGGGCTGCCGCACGAACTGCACCCCGAGGGAACCCGCTACCAAGTGGAGATCGCCACCCCGATCGCGGACTCGGCGGCCACCCTGCGGGCGGAGCTCGCCGCCCTGCGGCGCTCCCTCGGCGCGGCGGCCCGCGCCCACGGCTGCCGGCTGTTGGCGGCGCCCTCGCCGATCCTGGCCATGGAGGGGCCGCTGCACCTGACCGACGACGAACCCCGCCAGCGCGAACAGCACCGCCGGTTCGGCGCCCTGACCGACACCCTGGTCAGCTGCGGACGCCACATCCACATCGGCACCCTCGACGTGGACACCGCGGTGGCGGTGTCCAACCGGGTCAGACCCTGGCTGCCCACGCTGATCGCGCTGGCGGCCAACTCGCCCTTCTGGGGAGGCCGTGACACCGGCCACTCCAGCTGGCGCGCGATGGCCTGGGCGGGCTGGCCCTCGGCGGGCCTGCCCCCGCACTACACGTCCACGGCCCACTTCCGACGCTCGGTACAGACCCTGCTCGGCTCCGGGGCGGCCCTGGACACCAAGATGGTCTACTGGGACCTTCGCCCGTCCGGGCACTGGCCGACGCTCGAGATCCGGGCGCCCGACATGTCCTCGGACATCGACTCGGCCATCCTCCAGGCGGAACTGGCCCGCGCCCTGGTGGCCACGGCCCTGCGCGAGATCGCGGAACACGTCCCCGACCCACCGGTGCGGGACGACGTACTGCGCCTGGCCCGCTGGCGGGCGGCCCACGACGGTCTGGAGGGCTTCGGCCTGGATCCGTACTCCGGCACCGAACTCCCCGCGGCCGACCTGGCGGAAGCCCTGTTCGACCGGGTCGCCCCGGAACTGGCGGCGGCCGGCGACCTCGACCACGCGGCCAAGACCCTGGCGGGCCTGCTGCGCGACGGCTCGGGCGCCCACCGCCAACGTGTGGCGTACGCGCGCCGCCAGGACCTGATGGACGTACTGCGCCTCGTGGCGGACGACACGGAGGACGTCTAG